Sequence from the Luteibacter aegosomaticola genome:
CGATGCCGAGGGGCATACCCTGGATCCGCATGGGAAGCCTGTGGGGCAGGCGCCAGCGGTGCCTTCGACGGTGCATTAGGGCAGGGACCGGCGAGAACCCATCGCGCGCAAGCGCGCTCCTACAAGAGCGGGGGCGTGCGGGGCCTTTGTAGGAGCGCGCTTGCGCGCGATCAGCCTTCCACGATCTCGCGATCGTCGGGGCTGGTGACCGCCAGCTCGCTCCAGTCGAGCTCGTTTTCGAGCAGGTGGAACAGGTCGTCTTCGATCTCGCCCTTGTGGCGCATCTCCAACAGGCGCATGCGTTTCGCCTGCAAACCTTTGCGCTTGAGCTCCGACATGCGCGTACCCGTGACCGGATCGCGGCCAGCTTCAGCTTCGTGGCGTGCATCGGCGTAATGCTCGCGGATACGCCGGGCTGCTTCATCCGTTTCGCCATCCAGCGTGGCTTCCGCGGCATCGAGCAACACCAGTCGCGCTTTCGAAGCATCGTTGCGCAAGGTAGCGTCGCGATCGAAGTCCAGGTAACGCACGAGCCAGGCCAGGGTCGTGCCCTGGAACACAAGGGTGCCCACGGTCACCGCAAATGCGGTGAGTACGATGAGATCGCGCTGCGGGAAACTGTCGGGCAAGCCCAGCGCAGTAGCCAATGTCACCAGCCCACGCATGCCACACCACGCGACGACGAGACCTTGTTGTGGCGTGGGATTGGGCTGGTTCTTGCGAAACCGGCGTAGCAACACGTTGTAGATCATGACCCAGGCGAAGCGCACCACGATGCACACACCGAGCACGGCACCGGCGAACCACAGCGCATGCGCCAGCTGTGGGCCCTGCAGCCGCGCGATGATGTTGCGCGATTGCAGGCCCACCAGCAGGAACGCCATCACGTTGGAAATAAAGACGACGGCGGCCCACACCGAATAGGCATGCACGCGATCGCGTGGTGGCGTCTCGCCAGGCATCACGTGGGCGATGGTCATGGCGAAGGCGACGACGCACAGGATCGCCGAGACATGCAGGTACTCGGCCACCAGCCATACGCCGAACACCGCCGCGAACTGCGAGAGCGTCGCGCTGAGGGTGCCGCGCGTCTCGCGGGCCAGGTGGATGAACAGCCGGCCGAAGATCCAGCCGAGCAGCAAGCCACCGGGCACGGCCAGGAAGAGCAGCGGGACGGTATGGCTCAGTCCATCCGCCGACATGGCCGTGCGCACCGCGACGCCAAAGATCAGCAGCGCTGAGGCATCGTTGAGCAGGCTCTCTGCGGTAAGCACCTGCACCGTGCGCCGTGGAAGGTTCAGGCGCGAAAGCATCGCGGTGGCGGCACCGGCATCCGGCGGCGCCACGATGGCACCCATGGCCACGGCTACCGCGACCGGCATGCCGGCCCACGCCACGCCCAGCCAGGCGACCGCGGCGGTGGTGAAAATCACCGCGACCACGGCCAGGGAAATGGTGGGCAGCCAGAACCGGCGCAGGGTGCGTGGCGGCATGTCGAAACCCGCGTCCATCAGGACGGGGGCGATGAACAGCACGAGGGCCAGCTTGGGATCCATCGAGATATGCGGCGCCCACGGCAGCGCCGCGACGGCCGTGCCGGCCCCGGCCAGGATCGTGGGGTAGGGCAACGCGAGGCGCCGCGACAGGCGCAGCAGCACGACCGCCAGGAGCGACAGCAGGATCATGCTTTCGAACAACGCCATGGTGCCTCCCCTTCGTACCGCCCAAACCCCATGCTACCCGGCTCGCATCGTTTTGCGAGGGTGGGTTACCATCCGGGGCATGCCTTTCGACACCGGGGTGCCGATGAAACGTCTGATCGCCGTGACCGCCATCGCCATCGGCCTTGCCGGTTGCCAGGGCATGGCCTCGAAGATCTCCCGGCTGGAGGTCGGTACGCCGCGTGAAGACGTCCTCGAGCGCCTGGGGCCGCCCGATTCCGATCGTTCGATCATCGGCTACGAGGTGATGAGCTGGCTGTCTCGCCGGCCGGGCCGGTTCTCCTTCTCCCATAAGGACTACACCGTTGTGCTACAGGACGGGAAAGTCACCCAGTTCGGGCCTGGGCTGATCCGCCGCGACAGCAAGACCACCTTGCAGATCGAGACCGGCGATCCGTAGCAACCCGCGGGAAGACGGATCAAGCCGCTACAAGCGTGGCGGCGGCGGGTGGCGCTAGGTTCTGCCTAACGCGCCTGACGGGAGCCTCCCGCGATGCCAAACGCCCAGCCCCAGCCATCCCCGACGTTTGCTGCCTTATCCAGTGAACTGACCCGCCTGCACGATGCCCGCGAAGCGGCGATCGGCCGGGCCCTCGATACCCTCGAAACCAGCCACCCGCCGCTCGCCCAGCTGATGCTGTGTTGTATCGGTGACCGCCAGCGTGCCGCGCGCTGGCTGGTGATGCCGCAACGCGCCTTCGCCGGGCGCAGCGCCTGCGACATGCTTGCCGACGGCGATGTGGATGCCGTCTGGGACCAGGTGGTCTACAAGGAGTTCGGCGCCGTCGCCGCGCTCTAGGCCGTTCAGATCCAGCCGCGCCGGCTGTAGACCCATAGCGCCACGTACTCGCGCAGGCAGCGCGCCGTCAGGGTGAGTGCCGAGCGCCGGGGTAGCCAGCCGGCCGAGGCGGCCAGCGCTGCCTGGTCGTCGTCATCGGCCGGCGTGGGTGCGACGTCGATGCCCTCGTGCCGGAAGGCGGCCGCGGCGCGTCGCATGTGGATCGGCGAGGTCACCAGCAGCACGTCGCCAAGGCCGCCGGCCCGCAGCAGGGCGGCGGTGTTGCGCGCGTTCTCGTGGGTATTCGTGCTGGTGTCATCCACCCGCAGGTCGCTGGCGGGGACGCCTAGCCGCTGGTAGCCCCTCGCGAGCTTATGCGCCTGGTCACTGCCCGAGACCAGCATCAACGGCGCATAGCCTTCCTGCCACAGGGTGAGACCGGTGCCGGCGCGTGAGCCGCTGTCCTGCCAGGGGCCTTTGGGGATGATGCCGCCGCCGAGCACGACGATGGCGTCCGCGTGGGCCACCGCCGCCGGTGTGGTCGATACCAGGCCCTCGCGAAGGCGCAGGGCAAGCGCGGGCGTGGACGCCACCCAGATCCACGCCACGGCGAGGATGCCGGCGGCGAGGCCCGCGCGCGGCTTGCGGCGCCACACGCACGCGACGGCGAACAAGCCAAGCAACAGCGCCTGCACGGCAGGGTGCAGCAGGAGCGTGACGATGAATTCCAGCAAGGCCACCCGGTCCGGATCGAACGTTGCGCGGGAAGGCCATGATCGCGCAAACCGCGCGCTCGCACCGTCGGTCAAACGGCATAGGCGGGCTGTTGGAATGGACGCGGCACGCCATTGAAATGACGATACCGGCCGAGTGAACACACAGGGGCGGGTCGTCATCATGAAGCGTTGGAATCGCGTCGCCATCATCATCGCCGCCATGCAACTGGCAGCTTGCGCCACCGGCGGCAGCACGCTCCCGCCGCCGAAAGCCGATGCCACGGCGCCTGTCGTCGAGGCCTACCTGATCGGTGTCGACGACCAGCTGCAGATCACCGTATGGCACAACCCTGATCTCAGCGTGAGCGTGCCGGTGCGCCCGGATGGAAAGATCACCGTACCGCTGGTGGGTGATATCCCCGCGGGCGGACGCACCACCGACCAGGTCGGTGCCGAGATCCAGCAAAAACTCGCGCAGTACATCCGTGATCCGCAGGTGGCGGTGATCCTTACCGCGCTACGCAGCCATGAGTACCTGTCACGCGTACGCGTCACCGGTGCGGTGCGAAGCCCGATCTCGATCCCGTACCGCCAGGGCATGACCGTGCTCGACGCGGTGCTGGCCGCGGGTGGCACCACGGAATTCGCGGCACCCGATCGCACGGAGCTCTATCGCCATACAGGCGAAGGCACGTCGCAGGCGTATTCGGTGCGGCTCGAAAAGATCCTGCAGCAGGGCGATATCGCGAACAACTACCCGGTGCAGCCGGGCGACGTGATCACCGTTCCGCAGCGTGCATTCTGACCGACCGCCCGGCCATGCCGGGGGCAAGAGGGTAAATCGATGAGTGGGGAACTGGTTCCTTTCACGGGCATGCTGCCCGCCCTGGTGGGTGAAGCTCGCCGGCGCCGCCTGAGCATGGGCATGGTGTTCGCCGTGATCGCGCTGATCGCGCTCGTGGCCGGCATGATGTGGCCGAAAAAATACGAAGCCTCGGTGACGATCCTGGCACAGGATTCCAGCATCATCACCCCGTTGATGGAAGGCGCCGCCTCGGCGACCGGTACCAAGAACCGCGCAGGCATCGCGCGTGATGTGATCTTCAGCCAGAGCGTGCTCGACAAGGTGCTGAAGACCGGTGGCTGGGCCGCGACGAATCCCACGCCGATTGAGCGCGACAAGCTCATCGAAGGCATCAAGGCGCGGACGAAGATCGTCAACACGCGCGATAACCTGATCACGATCAGCTATTTCGACTCCGACCCGCACCGCGCCTTCGAAGTGACCCGTGCGTTCGGCCAGCTGTTCATCAGCGAGAGCCTGGCGTCGAAGCAGCAGGAAAGCCGTGACGCGTACGAGTTCATCAACAGCCAGGTGGAGGCGTACCGCACCAAGCTGACCGATGCCGAGGACAAGCTGAAGGCCTATCGCGACGCGAACGCCGATGCGCGTCCCGGTAGCGAGACCGACACCAATTCGCGGATCAGCCAGCTGCGTACGCAGATTGAAAGCAACCGCATGGACTACATGCAGAAGGTCTCGCAGGCCTCCGCGCTCAATTCGCAGATCAGCGGCGAATCCGAAGTGAATGCCGTGCAGACCGTGGGCGGGGTCTACCAGACCCAGCTTGCCGACCTGCAGGGCCAGCTCGACAAGCTGCTGCTGAACTACACCGATGACTACCCGGATGTGATCCGCCTGCGCCACCAGATCGAAGACGTGCGCCGGCAGATGGCATCGGCCGATGCCACGCGCGCCGCCGGTGGCGCCGCGCCGGTGGACCACACCGTGGCGATGAACCCGGTGTACCAGCAGATGCGCATCCAGCTGGCGCAGACCCGCGCTGACGCCGCCGCGAGCGCGGCACGCGTGGGTGCCAGCGAGTCGATGCTCCAGGCCGAGCTTGAGCGCAGCAAGCGCATCGCCAACTCCGAGAACGTGGTAGCCGAGCTCACGCGCGATTACACCGTGAACCGCGACGTGTACCAGGATCTCCTGAAGCGCCGCGAGAACGCCCGCGTGTCGATGAACCTCGACGCCGAGCAGCGCGGCCTGACCTTCCTGGTGCAGAACCCCGCCGTGCTACCGCTGGTGCCGTCGGGTCTGCGCTTCATGCACTTTGGCCTCGCCGGCCTGGCGCTCGCCTTCGCGGTGCCGCTGGGCCTGCTGTTCGCCGTCGTCCGCTTCGATCCCCGCGTGCGTTCCATCGCGCAGCTGGAGCGCGCCACGGGCTTCGCGGTGCTGGCCACCGTGCCGTTCTACCCGACACCGCGCGACCGCCGCCGCAGCCACCTGCACAACATGATGCTGGCGATGATCGTGCTGGGCGTAGGCATGGTGTACCTCCTCGTGATCTGGTTCCGCCTGAAGGGCTAAAGGACATTCGAGATGGCCGTGAACAACATCGAACTCGGCGACGTCGTCGCCACCGCCCACGACGAGAGCCACGTCCACCCCAGCCATTCGATCGCGCGGATGCGCGAGGACAGTGGATCGCTGAGTCCGGTGGATTGCGAGCGGAAACGCCTGATCCACCGCGAGGAATCGGTTCGCCAGCAATCGGATGCATTCCGCGGTATCCGTACGCGCTTGCTCGAGATGGGCGGGGATAACAACTTCATCACCCTGGTCTGCTCGGTGAGCCCGCGCTCGGGCGGCAGCTTCGTCTCGCGCAACCTCGCCACGGCCTTCGCCTTCGATGAGTCGAAGACCAGCCTGCTCATCGACTGCAACCTGCGCTATCCGAACCAGCACAAGGCGCTCAGCGTCGAACCGTCGACGGGTGGCCTGGTCGATTTCCTCGAGCACCCGTCGCGCGGTATCGCTTCCATCATGTACCCGACCGGCGTGCCGCGCTTGCGCATGATTCCCGCCGGCAAAGCGCGCGAGAACAGCAGCGAATACTTCTCGTCGTTCCGCATGCGTGCGGTGCTCGATTCGTTGCGCTGCCGCTATCCGGACCGCTACCTGTTCCTCGACGGCCCGCCGGTAAAGGGCGCGCCGGACGCACGCATTCTTTCCGATCTCGCGGATTTCGTCGTGCTGGTGGCCGGTTACGGCCGCGATACGCCGGCGGCCATCAACCAGGCCGTTGCCAATTTCGATCCCGCCAAGCTCGCGGGCGTGGTGTTCAACGAGTCACCGTGAGCCTCGGCTCCAGGGGAGGGAACATGCCGGCAGTGAAGAGGCTCACCCATGCGGTGTTGTTGGGCCTGGTGTGCGCGGCGCCGGCGGTAAGCCAGGCGGGAACGCTGGACTACACGCTCTATGCCGGCCTGGAGCACAGCAACAACATCACGCTTTCATCGGATAACCCGGTGAGCGAGAACGTGCTGACGCCGGGCGCGACATTCCAGTTCACCCAGATGGGCTCCACGTTCCAGGCCAACGTGGCCGGTACGCTCGAGTACCGCAAATACCTCGAAAACCACTTCGATTCACAGACCCAGACGCAGCTGGCGGGGCAGGGTAACTGGACGATCATGCCCGACCGTCTGGATTTCGCCGTGGAAGACTACGCGGGCGTGCAGCCCGTGGACCAGCTCTCCTCGAACTCCCCGGGTAACCAGCAGCAGACCAATGTGATTGCGGCTGGCCCGACGCTGCACATGCGCTTCGGTGATTCGACGCGCGGGCAGGTGGAGCTGCGCTACATCAATAGCTACGCCTCGAAGGTCGACGACTTCAATTCGAACCGTGGCATGGCGGCGTTCCGTCTGTTCCGTGACCTGACGCCGACGGATACGCTCTCGGGCAACCTGGAATACCAGGATGTGAACTTCCAGAACCAGCCAAACAGTGCCGACTACAAGCGCGAGGAAGCGTACCTGCGCTATACGAGCCAGCTGGCGCATTTCGATGCGGACATCATGCTCGGTGGCACGCGGCTGAGCTTCAAGGAAGGCAGTGATCGCAATTCACCGCTGCTGCGCCTGCAGTTGGGCTGGCAGCCGACGCTGCGCAACTCGCTGACCGTTTCGGGTGCGTACCAGTACGCCGACGCCGCCACCGACATCCTCACCGCGCCTACGGTGTATGGCCTGGGCGCCTCCGACAATGCCAGCCGTGCGGAAGCGCTGGATCCGTTCGCGAATACCGGCGGCCTCGGCCGCGGCAGCCTCTCGGGCATTGGCGTGGGCAGCGCGGTGATCGGCTCGCAGGTCTACAAGGAAAAGCGCTTCGAGGCCACGTGGAACTGGAAGAGCGAGCGACTGACGATCACCGTCTCGCCCGCGTGGAACAAGCTGCGCTACATCGACGACGACACCTTCAACCAGACCGGCAAGGGCATCAGCGTGGGCGTGGGTTACCGCGTGACGCCCACGATGACGCTGTCGGGCTTTGCGACGGGCGACAGGCTCACCTACGACACGATCGACCGTCGCGATAACACGGTGCGCCTTGGCCTGGACCTGGGCCAGCAGTGGAACCGCCACTGGAGCTGGCACGCCGCCGTGGCGCGCGAACGTCGCACCAGCGATGCGGTGGGCCAGAGCTACCGCGAGACGGAATTTTTCATTGGCGTGGTGTACCGGAGGTAAGCATGCGCACGGACCCGGAACTGCCGTTCTTCTTCGGTGCCGATAGCGGGTTGTTCGGCATGTACCACGCGCCGGCTTCGACGCCGCGGCGCGCGGTGCTCATGTGCCCACCGCTGGGGCAGGAGCTTATCCGTACACACCGGTTGTACCGCCAGCTCGCGCAACAACTCGCCGCGCAGGGCGTGGCGGTGCTGCGCTTCGATTACCACGGGACCGGCGATTCAGCCGGCGGCAGCACCGAGGTCGATTGGCAGCGCTGCATCGGCGATGCCGTGACGGCCGCGGGCGAGCTGCGCTCGCGGGCTGGCGTGGATCGCGTCGTCGCGTTCGGCGCCCGCCTGGGTGGAAGCATCGCGCTGGGCGCCGCCGACCGGGCGCGCTTTAGCGAGGTCATCGCCTGGGATCCGGTGATCGACGGGGACGACTACGTGGCGGCACTCGACGCCATGCAGGGCGCGTTGCGCGAGGATGCCGACCGCTTCAACCAGCCGCGCAGCCATGCGGACGTGGCCGAGCAGTGGCTTGGCTTCGATATCGGCGATGGCCTGCGCAAGCAGATCCAGGGGTTGCACGTGGCGCCGGCCAACGTGCCGACCCTGGTGCTCGATTCGCTGCCGCCGGATGCCACGCCACGCTGGGAGCATCTGGTGTCACGCCGCGGCAAGGTGGCATCGATTTCGCCGCCCACACCCTGGGGTGACCTGCGCCGCCTTGAGTCGGCGATTCTCTCGCACCCGCTCATCCAGGCCGTGACCGGCCGCCTGACGGAGGATGCGTGATGCGCGAGGAAGCATTCCGTTTTGGCCGTGCGCGGCACCTGGTCGGCATCGCCGGCGTACCCGAGGGTTCGCTGGGCGAGACCGGTGTGATCGTGCTGAATGCCGGCCTCGTCCACCGCATTGGCCCGTTCCGCCTGCACGTGGACCTTACCCGCCAACTAAACGCGGCGGGCTACCCGACACTGCGTTTCGATCTGTCGACCCTAGGCGACAGCGGTGCGAGCGGGGGCGGCCTCACGCGCACCCAGCAAGTCTGCGCCGATGTGGATGATGCGATGAAGCTGCTGGCGGAGCGCGCTGGTTGCGAACGTTTCGTCCTGGTCGGCCTGTGCTCGGGCGCGCAGAACGCGCACACCGTCGCGGCGAGCGACCCGCGCGTGTCCGGTGCGGTCTTCCTCGATGGCTACGCCTACCAGACGCTGGGCTACAAGCTGCGCCACTACCTGCCACGCATGTTCGACGCGGCACGCTGGGCGCGCTTCCTGCGCCAGCGTGCCAGCGGCGGTGCCACGGAGAAGCCGGCGTCGGAACCGGTGTTCTCCGTGGCGCCGGCGCCACGCGAAGAGGTGATCGCCGACTTCACCGGCATGGTGGGGCGCGGCATGAAGCTTTACCTCGTCTATTCCGGCGGCATCAGCTACTGCTTCAACCACGCACGACAGTTCCGCGAGTGCTTTGGCAAGGTCATGGATCATCCGGCCATCACCACCAGTTACCGCGCGGAAACCGACCACACCTACATCCTTAGCGGCGACCGTGCGCGGCTCGTCGACGGCATTGGCGGCTG
This genomic interval carries:
- a CDS encoding cation:proton antiporter, with amino-acid sequence MALFESMILLSLLAVVLLRLSRRLALPYPTILAGAGTAVAALPWAPHISMDPKLALVLFIAPVLMDAGFDMPPRTLRRFWLPTISLAVVAVIFTTAAVAWLGVAWAGMPVAVAVAMGAIVAPPDAGAATAMLSRLNLPRRTVQVLTAESLLNDASALLIFGVAVRTAMSADGLSHTVPLLFLAVPGGLLLGWIFGRLFIHLARETRGTLSATLSQFAAVFGVWLVAEYLHVSAILCVVAFAMTIAHVMPGETPPRDRVHAYSVWAAVVFISNVMAFLLVGLQSRNIIARLQGPQLAHALWFAGAVLGVCIVVRFAWVMIYNVLLRRFRKNQPNPTPQQGLVVAWCGMRGLVTLATALGLPDSFPQRDLIVLTAFAVTVGTLVFQGTTLAWLVRYLDFDRDATLRNDASKARLVLLDAAEATLDGETDEAARRIREHYADARHEAEAGRDPVTGTRMSELKRKGLQAKRMRLLEMRHKGEIEDDLFHLLENELDWSELAVTSPDDREIVEG
- a CDS encoding antitoxin Xre/MbcA/ParS toxin-binding domain-containing protein, which codes for MPNAQPQPSPTFAALSSELTRLHDAREAAIGRALDTLETSHPPLAQLMLCCIGDRQRAARWLVMPQRAFAGRSACDMLADGDVDAVWDQVVYKEFGAVAAL
- a CDS encoding YdcF family protein, with the protein product MLEFIVTLLLHPAVQALLLGLFAVACVWRRKPRAGLAAGILAVAWIWVASTPALALRLREGLVSTTPAAVAHADAIVVLGGGIIPKGPWQDSGSRAGTGLTLWQEGYAPLMLVSGSDQAHKLARGYQRLGVPASDLRVDDTSTNTHENARNTAALLRAGGLGDVLLVTSPIHMRRAAAAFRHEGIDVAPTPADDDDQAALAASAGWLPRRSALTLTARCLREYVALWVYSRRGWI
- a CDS encoding XrtA/PEP-CTERM system exopolysaccharide export protein, producing the protein MKRWNRVAIIIAAMQLAACATGGSTLPPPKADATAPVVEAYLIGVDDQLQITVWHNPDLSVSVPVRPDGKITVPLVGDIPAGGRTTDQVGAEIQQKLAQYIRDPQVAVILTALRSHEYLSRVRVTGAVRSPISIPYRQGMTVLDAVLAAGGTTEFAAPDRTELYRHTGEGTSQAYSVRLEKILQQGDIANNYPVQPGDVITVPQRAF
- a CDS encoding XrtA system polysaccharide chain length determinant, which translates into the protein MSGELVPFTGMLPALVGEARRRRLSMGMVFAVIALIALVAGMMWPKKYEASVTILAQDSSIITPLMEGAASATGTKNRAGIARDVIFSQSVLDKVLKTGGWAATNPTPIERDKLIEGIKARTKIVNTRDNLITISYFDSDPHRAFEVTRAFGQLFISESLASKQQESRDAYEFINSQVEAYRTKLTDAEDKLKAYRDANADARPGSETDTNSRISQLRTQIESNRMDYMQKVSQASALNSQISGESEVNAVQTVGGVYQTQLADLQGQLDKLLLNYTDDYPDVIRLRHQIEDVRRQMASADATRAAGGAAPVDHTVAMNPVYQQMRIQLAQTRADAAASAARVGASESMLQAELERSKRIANSENVVAELTRDYTVNRDVYQDLLKRRENARVSMNLDAEQRGLTFLVQNPAVLPLVPSGLRFMHFGLAGLALAFAVPLGLLFAVVRFDPRVRSIAQLERATGFAVLATVPFYPTPRDRRRSHLHNMMLAMIVLGVGMVYLLVIWFRLKG
- a CDS encoding polysaccharide biosynthesis protein, with product MAVNNIELGDVVATAHDESHVHPSHSIARMREDSGSLSPVDCERKRLIHREESVRQQSDAFRGIRTRLLEMGGDNNFITLVCSVSPRSGGSFVSRNLATAFAFDESKTSLLIDCNLRYPNQHKALSVEPSTGGLVDFLEHPSRGIASIMYPTGVPRLRMIPAGKARENSSEYFSSFRMRAVLDSLRCRYPDRYLFLDGPPVKGAPDARILSDLADFVVLVAGYGRDTPAAINQAVANFDPAKLAGVVFNESP
- a CDS encoding outer membrane beta-barrel protein; translation: MPAVKRLTHAVLLGLVCAAPAVSQAGTLDYTLYAGLEHSNNITLSSDNPVSENVLTPGATFQFTQMGSTFQANVAGTLEYRKYLENHFDSQTQTQLAGQGNWTIMPDRLDFAVEDYAGVQPVDQLSSNSPGNQQQTNVIAAGPTLHMRFGDSTRGQVELRYINSYASKVDDFNSNRGMAAFRLFRDLTPTDTLSGNLEYQDVNFQNQPNSADYKREEAYLRYTSQLAHFDADIMLGGTRLSFKEGSDRNSPLLRLQLGWQPTLRNSLTVSGAYQYADAATDILTAPTVYGLGASDNASRAEALDPFANTGGLGRGSLSGIGVGSAVIGSQVYKEKRFEATWNWKSERLTITVSPAWNKLRYIDDDTFNQTGKGISVGVGYRVTPTMTLSGFATGDRLTYDTIDRRDNTVRLGLDLGQQWNRHWSWHAAVARERRTSDAVGQSYRETEFFIGVVYRR
- a CDS encoding serine aminopeptidase domain-containing protein, whose product is MRTDPELPFFFGADSGLFGMYHAPASTPRRAVLMCPPLGQELIRTHRLYRQLAQQLAAQGVAVLRFDYHGTGDSAGGSTEVDWQRCIGDAVTAAGELRSRAGVDRVVAFGARLGGSIALGAADRARFSEVIAWDPVIDGDDYVAALDAMQGALREDADRFNQPRSHADVAEQWLGFDIGDGLRKQIQGLHVAPANVPTLVLDSLPPDATPRWEHLVSRRGKVASISPPTPWGDLRRLESAILSHPLIQAVTGRLTEDA
- a CDS encoding alpha/beta fold hydrolase; its protein translation is MREEAFRFGRARHLVGIAGVPEGSLGETGVIVLNAGLVHRIGPFRLHVDLTRQLNAAGYPTLRFDLSTLGDSGASGGGLTRTQQVCADVDDAMKLLAERAGCERFVLVGLCSGAQNAHTVAASDPRVSGAVFLDGYAYQTLGYKLRHYLPRMFDAARWARFLRQRASGGATEKPASEPVFSVAPAPREEVIADFTGMVGRGMKLYLVYSGGISYCFNHARQFRECFGKVMDHPAITTSYRAETDHTYILSGDRARLVDGIGGWLARNFPPAAGRHA